The Chryseobacterium suipulveris genome window below encodes:
- a CDS encoding T9SS type A sorting domain-containing protein has product MKTILKWFFFCFGVFIHAQNSPFGIQCISTPQTSNQTAEILFGNCGNSTPYYSNQYLYSPQLSDDIIYLKLNFIFPTKPDGTGNFEQNNPEHIQAIDDVITSLNLRLLNLQQPSSSACIGYGNNNIPTTKIQFIVNKVWKVDPGWNYLYTGFVPCTLQYAPTTCPNFSTLNPASPDYYYKLFDNDPTIPSGINIVFANNGYVYDQIINNQNYTAPGGQGWAISMTPNSTDFTQKLRQFFPDSFNDYLIKKYYIADNPDPNSPYPNTPWSTVYGWFYYSLAGGLLHETGHNFGLGHQNGCHNNIMNQCGVCPRDYLSDFETSKMHFAASTTSLRQYFTDNSFKNSNILSDSDQMWDLNFRIYSNVKVDNNSSLKATCKIIMSPESRIIVKPGSNFIIEGADISSANNTSWNGIKIEGNAYGLILPDTKIDNGYFYMYTDNSVSPEGRDRNDEHAYTISDIHANLNINYDKLNIYPNPTGDFINIQTNEVIYGVKIFDFKGEKVRNFRHNFNKIDVQSLGSGHYILSIELENKIITKRFIKK; this is encoded by the coding sequence ATGAAAACAATTTTAAAATGGTTTTTTTTCTGTTTTGGAGTTTTTATTCATGCACAAAACAGTCCATTTGGCATACAATGTATATCGACTCCCCAAACCTCAAATCAAACCGCCGAAATTCTATTTGGTAATTGTGGGAACTCAACTCCATACTACAGTAACCAATATCTGTATTCACCCCAATTATCAGACGATATTATTTATTTAAAGCTCAATTTTATTTTCCCCACAAAACCAGATGGAACTGGAAATTTTGAGCAAAATAATCCTGAACACATCCAAGCTATTGACGATGTTATAACCAGTTTAAATCTCAGACTTCTTAATTTACAACAACCTTCTTCATCTGCGTGCATAGGGTATGGAAATAATAATATCCCGACAACAAAGATACAATTTATAGTAAATAAAGTTTGGAAGGTAGATCCTGGTTGGAATTATCTTTACACGGGATTTGTACCTTGTACTCTGCAATACGCACCTACTACATGTCCCAACTTTAGCACTTTAAATCCGGCATCTCCAGATTATTATTATAAACTCTTTGATAACGATCCAACGATTCCGTCAGGAATAAATATAGTTTTCGCAAATAATGGCTATGTCTATGATCAAATTATAAATAATCAAAATTATACCGCACCTGGTGGGCAAGGATGGGCAATATCCATGACTCCCAATAGTACAGATTTTACACAAAAGTTGAGACAATTCTTTCCCGATTCTTTTAATGATTATTTAATTAAAAAATATTACATAGCAGACAATCCGGATCCAAACAGCCCTTATCCTAATACACCTTGGTCAACGGTTTATGGTTGGTTTTACTATTCTTTAGCGGGAGGTCTATTACACGAAACTGGACATAATTTTGGATTAGGCCATCAAAATGGCTGCCATAACAATATCATGAACCAATGTGGGGTTTGTCCCAGAGACTACTTGAGTGATTTTGAAACTTCTAAAATGCATTTCGCAGCTTCTACAACAAGCTTACGGCAATATTTCACAGATAACTCATTTAAAAACAGTAACATTCTTTCTGATAGTGACCAAATGTGGGACTTGAATTTTAGGATTTATTCTAACGTGAAAGTTGATAATAATTCAAGTTTGAAGGCAACCTGCAAGATTATTATGTCTCCTGAAAGCAGAATAATTGTTAAGCCAGGAAGTAATTTTATAATTGAAGGTGCCGACATTTCTTCAGCAAATAATACTTCTTGGAACGGAATCAAAATTGAAGGAAATGCTTACGGTTTAATACTTCCGGACACCAAAATTGACAATGGTTATTTCTATATGTATACTGACAACTCGGTTTCACCAGAAGGAAGAGATAGAAATGATGAGCATGCTTATACCATCAGTGACATACATGCAAATTTGAACATTAATTATGATAAATTAAACATATATCCTAATCCTACAGGTGATTTCATCAATATCCAAACGAATGAAGTAATATATGGAGTCAAAATATTTGATTTTAAGGGAGAGAAAGTTAGAAATTTTAGACATAATTTTAACAAAATTGATGTTCAATCTCTTGGAAGCGGTCACTATATCTTATCCATTGAATTGGAGAACAAAATTATTACGAAGAGGTTTATTAAGAAATAA
- a CDS encoding GEVED domain-containing protein, which translates to MSDWTRYDVDGDGLNWADYFTVNDNGGNPVTPVSLISRSWQGSPKTPNNWIISPAISLASASGQVFLYWKVQCAAAEWDQEHYSVYVGTSSDMASLQASPVTFSETYNDPNNAGTQYSRTLDVSSFVGQTIYVAFRHHNVTDMDFISIDDVEVKAPPTTAPACVTQVSPANAATGINYKAPVALSWTAATTGPSASSYDVFFGNTPNPTTLLANVTGLTTNVPVTQLTSATTYYWRVVAKNEVGSATGCSEFSFTTANPPASAPNCATLNLPANGATEVSYDAAINLTWTAPTTGTVVDSYDLYLDTNPDPTTLLANKTTTSHSIPSMTLAGNTTYYWKVVPKNDTGAATGCTVFSFTTKPNPFAPYCGPLAITSTVEPITLVNFAGINNVTPAPTGSPSTVPSHENFTTIIGNVVKGETQTITLQGNTGGNWVNRFAVFIDWNQNGVLNDPGEVYEVTTTLSNSTGTDGKQVTHPIAVPATAMSGDTRMRVKKIFGTTNYLDPCAGASFGQVEDYTVNVATLAVADASKNQARVYPNPIVDIVNIDSNSKVSSVQVYDLSGKVVSTHTMNAVKNQINLGKLTPGVYMLKINTESGTQTVKVVKK; encoded by the coding sequence GTGTCGGATTGGACTCGCTACGATGTTGACGGAGATGGACTAAATTGGGCTGACTATTTTACCGTTAATGATAATGGTGGAAATCCGGTAACCCCCGTTTCCCTAATCTCGAGATCTTGGCAGGGTTCCCCCAAAACCCCAAACAATTGGATTATTTCGCCCGCTATCAGTTTAGCATCCGCGTCAGGACAGGTATTTTTATACTGGAAAGTTCAGTGCGCAGCTGCAGAATGGGATCAAGAACATTATTCTGTGTATGTTGGGACGAGCAGTGACATGGCTTCATTACAAGCTTCACCCGTAACCTTTTCTGAGACTTATAATGATCCCAACAACGCTGGAACTCAATATTCGAGGACGCTAGACGTGAGCAGCTTTGTAGGACAGACAATTTATGTTGCTTTCAGGCATCACAATGTAACAGACATGGACTTTATTTCTATTGACGATGTAGAAGTAAAGGCACCGCCAACAACAGCACCTGCTTGTGTAACTCAAGTTTCGCCTGCAAACGCTGCAACTGGAATTAACTACAAAGCACCTGTGGCTCTTTCATGGACTGCTGCCACAACAGGACCTTCAGCTTCAAGTTATGACGTATTCTTTGGAAACACCCCTAATCCAACTACTCTTCTTGCTAACGTAACAGGACTGACAACAAATGTCCCAGTAACACAGCTGACCTCAGCCACAACTTATTATTGGAGGGTAGTAGCAAAGAATGAAGTCGGTTCGGCAACAGGATGTTCCGAGTTCTCATTCACAACTGCAAATCCACCTGCTTCGGCACCAAATTGCGCAACATTGAATCTACCTGCTAACGGTGCTACAGAAGTAAGTTATGATGCAGCTATAAATCTTACATGGACAGCACCAACTACAGGAACCGTAGTTGATAGTTACGATCTATATCTTGACACCAATCCAGATCCGACCACATTGTTGGCAAATAAAACTACTACATCACACAGTATCCCTTCAATGACATTGGCAGGAAACACAACCTATTACTGGAAGGTTGTCCCTAAAAATGATACTGGAGCCGCAACTGGATGTACCGTATTCTCGTTTACAACAAAACCAAATCCATTTGCTCCATATTGCGGACCGCTTGCAATTACCTCTACCGTGGAACCGATCACGCTTGTAAATTTCGCAGGAATAAATAACGTAACACCTGCACCAACAGGAAGCCCATCTACTGTTCCTTCCCATGAAAATTTCACTACGATTATAGGAAATGTTGTGAAGGGAGAAACCCAAACCATTACACTGCAAGGAAATACTGGAGGCAACTGGGTCAACAGATTTGCAGTGTTTATTGACTGGAACCAAAATGGGGTTTTAAACGATCCAGGCGAAGTATATGAAGTGACTACAACATTGTCAAACTCTACAGGAACAGATGGCAAACAAGTTACCCACCCAATAGCCGTACCTGCAACCGCAATGTCTGGAGATACCAGAATGAGAGTTAAGAAAATCTTCGGAACCACCAATTATCTTGATCCATGTGCAGGAGCATCGTTCGGTCAAGTAGAAGATTATACTGTAAATGTTGCGACACTTGCTGTAGCAGATGCATCTAAAAATCAAGCAAGAGTTTATCCTAATCCAATCGTTGATATAGTAAATATTGACTCCAACTCTAAAGTAAGTTCAGTTCAGGTTTATGACCTTTCAGGTAAAGTAGTTTCTACCCATACCATGAATGCGGTGAAGAACCAGATCAACCTCGGCAAACTGACTCCTGGAGTTTACATGCTGAAAATCAACACTGAAAGCGGAACACAAACCGTGAAAGTGGTGAAGAAGTAA
- the rpsF gene encoding 30S ribosomal protein S6 — MNNYETVFILTPVLSDAQVEEAVKKFEDLLTSNNCEIVAKENWGLKKLAYPIQLKKNGFYTLIEFKGEGTVVADLETAYKRDERVIRYLTTKLDKHAVDYAVTRRSKLKTAKA, encoded by the coding sequence ATGAACAACTACGAAACTGTTTTCATTTTAACTCCCGTTCTATCTGACGCACAGGTGGAGGAAGCAGTGAAAAAATTTGAAGATCTGTTGACTTCAAACAATTGCGAAATCGTTGCCAAAGAAAATTGGGGACTGAAGAAATTAGCTTATCCGATCCAGCTGAAAAAGAACGGATTCTACACTTTGATCGAATTCAAAGGTGAAGGAACTGTAGTAGCAGATTTAGAAACTGCCTACAAACGTGACGAGAGAGTGATCCGTTACCTGACTACCAAGTTAGACAAGCACGCGGTAGACTACGCAGTAACCAGAAGAAGCAAACTGAAAACTGCAAAAGCTTAA
- the rpsR gene encoding 30S ribosomal protein S18, with protein MAIDDMAKQASAGGESEVKFLTPLDINTKSEKKYCRFKKYGIKHVDYKDADFLLQFVNEQGKILPRRYTGTSLKYQRKVSSAIKRARHLALMPYVADLLK; from the coding sequence ATGGCAATAGACGATATGGCAAAACAGGCATCTGCCGGTGGAGAATCCGAAGTAAAATTCCTTACTCCGCTTGATATCAATACAAAATCAGAAAAAAAATACTGCCGATTCAAAAAATACGGAATCAAGCATGTGGACTACAAAGATGCTGACTTCCTTCTTCAGTTTGTAAACGAGCAGGGAAAAATCCTTCCAAGAAGATACACAGGAACTTCTTTGAAATACCAGAGAAAAGTTTCTTCGGCAATCAAAAGAGCAAGACATTTGGCGTTGATGCCGTATGTGGCGGATTTGCTTAAATAA
- the rplI gene encoding 50S ribosomal protein L9 — protein MDIILKKDVENLGLEFDTVSVKPGYARNFLIPQGLAVLATPKNKATLEATLEARKEEEAKLIASANAIVEQLKKTAITIEAKVGTGDKLFGSINNANLAEELAKAGVEVDKKYIKIPGSTIKRTGKFSALIRLHRDVEHNYEFDVVSDAPVEVAPKAAPAPKKVEETTETTTEEA, from the coding sequence ATGGACATTATTCTAAAAAAAGACGTAGAAAACTTAGGACTTGAGTTCGATACAGTAAGCGTGAAGCCAGGATACGCAAGAAACTTCCTGATCCCACAAGGTTTGGCAGTTTTGGCAACCCCAAAAAACAAGGCAACGCTGGAAGCTACACTTGAAGCAAGAAAAGAAGAGGAAGCTAAACTGATTGCAAGTGCAAACGCAATCGTTGAACAACTGAAGAAAACTGCAATCACCATCGAAGCGAAAGTGGGCACCGGTGATAAACTTTTCGGATCGATCAACAATGCAAACCTTGCTGAAGAACTGGCAAAAGCTGGTGTGGAAGTTGACAAAAAATACATCAAAATTCCAGGAAGCACCATCAAGAGAACTGGTAAATTCTCTGCTTTGATCAGACTTCACAGAGATGTAGAGCACAACTATGAGTTCGACGTAGTTTCTGACGCTCCGGTTGAAGTGGCTCCAAAAGCTGCTCCTGCTCCGAAGAAAGTAGAAGAAACAACTGAAACGACTACAGAAGAAGCTTAA
- a CDS encoding chloride channel protein codes for MLKIPRFIRKGLKNSFDNLRNEKLKHNLLQAIPFWIGSVITGIIAVMYAKLFVWGENLMNYILDWNAWMIFIIAPVGFVLSWWLVKEFAPYSKGSGIPQVMAAVELANPKEHTKIRHLLSLKILVFKILSSLALIIGGGAIGREGPTIQIAGSVFRKVNEYLPEWWPKISKKNMIMTGAAAGLSAAFNTPLGGIVFAVEELSKTHINYFKTALFTAVIIAGLTAQTLAGSYLYLGYPKTADVALTVMFPVILVSGIAGILASQLSVIMLSISKWKRRLKTDRANIIFLIVSALIIASLAFFVNREILGSGKEIMNRTLFSDNKHEDWYVPFFRMIGPAFAFTSGGAGGIFAPALSAGASVGSVISGWIQLTPNETNVVILAGMVAFLTGITRAPFTSAIIVLEMTDRHSLIFHLMLAGMVSSLISIIISRNSLYDMLKVSYLQELRKDDEPN; via the coding sequence ATGCTGAAAATCCCACGGTTCATCCGCAAAGGACTGAAAAATTCATTCGACAACCTAAGAAACGAAAAACTGAAGCACAACCTGCTTCAGGCGATTCCGTTCTGGATCGGTTCCGTAATTACGGGGATTATCGCAGTGATGTATGCCAAACTTTTTGTGTGGGGCGAAAACCTGATGAACTATATCCTCGACTGGAATGCGTGGATGATCTTCATTATCGCACCTGTAGGATTTGTGCTTTCGTGGTGGTTGGTTAAGGAATTTGCACCCTACTCAAAAGGCAGCGGAATTCCGCAGGTGATGGCTGCAGTAGAACTGGCCAATCCAAAGGAACATACCAAAATCAGACATCTCTTGAGTTTGAAAATACTTGTGTTCAAAATACTCTCAAGTTTGGCGTTGATTATAGGCGGTGGCGCAATCGGACGTGAAGGTCCTACGATTCAGATTGCGGGTTCAGTTTTCAGGAAAGTCAATGAATATTTACCGGAATGGTGGCCGAAAATCTCCAAGAAGAATATGATCATGACCGGAGCTGCAGCCGGACTTTCAGCGGCGTTCAACACTCCTTTAGGAGGAATCGTTTTCGCCGTCGAGGAACTTTCGAAAACACACATCAATTACTTTAAGACTGCACTGTTCACAGCAGTAATTATTGCGGGTCTTACTGCGCAGACTTTAGCGGGATCCTACCTTTATTTGGGTTATCCGAAAACCGCCGATGTTGCTTTAACGGTGATGTTTCCTGTGATTCTGGTTTCGGGAATTGCGGGAATTTTGGCAAGTCAGCTTTCGGTAATCATGCTCAGCATCAGCAAATGGAAAAGGCGGCTGAAAACCGACAGAGCCAATATCATCTTCCTCATCGTTTCCGCATTGATTATCGCGTCGCTTGCTTTTTTTGTGAACCGCGAAATTTTGGGTTCTGGAAAGGAAATCATGAACCGAACCCTCTTTAGCGACAACAAACACGAAGACTGGTACGTTCCGTTTTTCAGGATGATCGGGCCTGCTTTTGCTTTCACCTCCGGAGGAGCGGGCGGAATTTTCGCACCTGCACTTTCTGCGGGAGCAAGCGTGGGTTCGGTAATTTCGGGGTGGATTCAACTCACTCCGAACGAAACCAATGTGGTAATTTTAGCCGGAATGGTCGCATTTCTTACAGGAATTACACGGGCTCCATTTACCTCCGCAATCATCGTTCTGGAAATGACCGACCGACACTCCCTCATCTTCCACCTGATGCTCGCTGGAATGGTTTCATCGCTGATTTCAATTATCATCAGCAGAAATTCTTTGTATGACATGCTGAAAGTTTCCTACCTCCAGGAATTGAGAAAGGATGATGAACCGAATTAA
- a CDS encoding FMN-binding glutamate synthase family protein: MRDKFIRWGIIILVVIWAISLLIKAHYWIPILLTCIYALGLYNSFQTKHAILRNFPVLGYFRYFFESISPEMQQYFIERETDGKPFPRNERSAAYRRAKNLSDTVPFGTQLDINNRKYEGIKHSIYAKSPKEELPRVLVGGEQCTQKYSASLFNISAMSFGSLSDRAQISLNRGAKKGGFYHNTGEGGISPYHLEGGDLCWQIGTGYFGCRDEQGKFSPELFKEKSSIPNVKMVEIKLSQGAKPGHGGVLPGSKNTPEIAAIRHVQPGITIISPPSHSAFSDAAGLLHFVQQLRELSGGKPIGFKLCIGDTKEFEDICVQMNVLKIYPDFITIDGAEGGTGAAPPEFSDGVGMPLEPALIFVNRTLKNFNLRDKVRIIASGKVLTSLDILRAVAMGADLCNNARGFMFALGCIQALRCNTNTCPTGVATQDKMLIKGLDVTDKSERVYHFHKNTLHTCNELIAAAGRDSYQDVDASMFMRGDEFEHLADVYFPDILGNVRNQMTKY; encoded by the coding sequence ATGAGAGACAAGTTCATCCGTTGGGGAATAATAATTCTGGTTGTGATCTGGGCGATTTCGCTGCTGATCAAAGCGCATTACTGGATCCCGATTTTATTAACCTGTATTTATGCTTTGGGATTGTATAACAGTTTCCAAACCAAGCATGCGATTCTTAGAAACTTCCCGGTTTTAGGGTATTTCCGCTACTTCTTTGAGAGCATCTCGCCCGAAATGCAGCAGTATTTTATTGAGAGAGAAACCGACGGAAAACCTTTCCCAAGAAACGAACGTTCTGCAGCTTACCGACGTGCTAAAAACCTGAGCGATACCGTGCCTTTCGGAACGCAGCTCGACATTAACAACAGAAAATACGAAGGAATAAAACATTCCATTTACGCGAAATCGCCGAAAGAGGAATTGCCACGAGTTTTGGTAGGAGGTGAACAGTGTACCCAAAAATATAGCGCGTCACTTTTCAATATTTCTGCGATGAGTTTCGGTTCGTTGAGTGACCGCGCCCAGATTTCCCTGAACCGTGGAGCGAAAAAAGGTGGATTTTACCACAACACCGGAGAAGGTGGAATTTCGCCATATCATTTGGAAGGCGGGGATTTATGCTGGCAAATCGGTACCGGATATTTTGGTTGTCGTGATGAACAGGGTAAATTTTCTCCTGAACTTTTCAAGGAAAAATCTTCGATTCCCAACGTGAAAATGGTGGAAATCAAACTTTCGCAGGGAGCAAAACCTGGACACGGCGGAGTTTTGCCGGGCTCTAAAAACACTCCTGAAATTGCCGCAATCCGCCACGTGCAACCAGGAATCACAATTATTTCGCCACCGTCGCATTCAGCGTTTTCTGATGCTGCAGGATTATTGCATTTCGTGCAGCAGCTTCGCGAACTTTCTGGTGGGAAACCGATCGGTTTTAAACTGTGTATTGGCGATACCAAAGAGTTTGAGGATATTTGTGTTCAAATGAATGTGTTGAAGATCTACCCCGACTTCATCACCATCGATGGAGCAGAAGGTGGAACAGGAGCTGCACCGCCAGAATTTTCCGATGGAGTAGGAATGCCGCTGGAACCTGCGCTGATTTTTGTGAACAGAACTTTGAAAAACTTCAACCTTCGCGATAAAGTGAGAATTATTGCGAGCGGTAAAGTACTGACGTCGCTCGACATTCTTCGTGCGGTTGCGATGGGTGCAGATTTGTGTAACAACGCGAGAGGATTTATGTTTGCTTTGGGCTGTATTCAGGCGCTGCGTTGTAATACCAACACTTGTCCGACCGGAGTTGCTACCCAGGACAAAATGCTCATTAAAGGTTTGGATGTAACCGACAAAAGTGAAAGAGTTTATCATTTCCACAAGAACACGCTTCACACTTGCAACGAATTGATTGCTGCGGCAGGACGCGATTCTTACCAGGATGTCGACGCGAGTATGTTTATGCGAGGTGACGAATTTGAGCACCTTGCAGACGTATACTTCCCGGATATCTTAGGAAACGTGCGAAACCAGATGACGAAGTATTAA
- a CDS encoding DUF4197 family protein, whose protein sequence is MRRYTILVATMAVATLGTTTQSCMTLATSSVGLSILKQILLGGITKGLNIFSDKNSFLANQLIEAALPQQLKDINNTLQNLGLGNLVQKEKEYIAQAAAFTVDVSRPILTNAVNSLTAEDAARIVQGGSGAATMILKERTSQQLMAAIAPKVDAKLNEFGIVKSLNTALAGTNILGGLFGGQNNTGSVTGGISRFASEQMVNGLFNIIQNHEQQNSSQILNSLGGLGTAR, encoded by the coding sequence ATGAGACGATATACGATTTTAGTGGCAACGATGGCGGTTGCAACATTAGGTACGACAACTCAGTCATGTATGACCCTTGCAACTTCAAGTGTTGGGTTGTCAATCCTTAAACAGATTCTTCTCGGAGGAATTACGAAAGGACTTAATATTTTCAGCGACAAAAACAGTTTCCTTGCCAACCAATTGATTGAGGCAGCTTTACCGCAGCAACTGAAGGACATTAACAATACTTTGCAAAATCTCGGACTCGGAAATCTCGTCCAGAAAGAAAAAGAATACATCGCGCAAGCTGCAGCTTTTACCGTTGATGTATCGAGACCAATCCTAACAAATGCGGTAAATTCATTAACCGCCGAAGATGCGGCAAGAATCGTGCAGGGAGGAAGCGGCGCTGCAACAATGATTCTGAAAGAAAGAACTTCGCAACAGTTGATGGCAGCAATCGCTCCGAAAGTGGATGCTAAACTGAACGAGTTCGGAATCGTGAAATCACTGAACACTGCTTTAGCGGGAACCAATATTCTTGGAGGTCTTTTCGGTGGACAAAACAATACAGGTTCTGTAACTGGCGGAATCAGCAGATTTGCGTCTGAACAAATGGTGAACGGACTTTTCAACATCATACAAAACCACGAGCAGCAGAACTCCTCGCAAATCCTAAACTCTCTAGGAGGATTGGGAACTGCGAGATAA
- a CDS encoding DUF493 domain-containing protein, translating into MNILENNGNKNPDEFYSSLKEKLEATHDFPEDYLFKFIITNDEAKLTEIYRVFDNMKFTMSSKESKNGKYTSLNMNAFVLDAEQVINIYKEVGKIEGVIML; encoded by the coding sequence ATGAACATCCTTGAAAATAACGGCAACAAAAATCCCGACGAATTCTACTCTTCTTTAAAGGAAAAACTCGAAGCGACACACGATTTCCCCGAAGATTATCTCTTCAAATTCATCATCACCAACGACGAAGCGAAGCTTACGGAAATCTACCGCGTTTTCGACAATATGAAATTCACGATGAGTTCCAAGGAAAGCAAGAACGGAAAATATACCTCACTGAATATGAATGCTTTCGTCCTCGATGCGGAACAGGTCATCAACATCTATAAAGAAGTTGGGAAAATTGAGGGTGTAATTATGCTATAG
- a CDS encoding arsenate reductase family protein has translation MIKVLHNNSCSKSRGILEYLDENGVPFEVIDFVNDPLSVNELNAVLKKLNMGVHEIIRKNETLYKEKFADQNFSDEEWVKILTENPELIQRPILIKSSVAMIGRPLENVKYFIEK, from the coding sequence ATGATTAAAGTTCTCCACAACAATTCCTGCTCGAAATCTCGCGGTATCCTGGAATATCTCGATGAAAACGGTGTTCCATTCGAAGTGATCGATTTCGTAAACGATCCGCTTTCCGTGAATGAGCTTAATGCCGTGCTGAAAAAACTCAATATGGGAGTTCACGAGATCATCCGAAAAAATGAAACGCTTTATAAGGAAAAGTTCGCCGACCAAAATTTTTCCGACGAGGAATGGGTGAAGATTCTTACCGAAAATCCGGAACTAATTCAGCGACCAATTTTAATTAAAAGTTCTGTAGCGATGATTGGCCGACCTCTCGAAAATGTGAAATATTTTATTGAGAAATAA